In Microbacterium lushaniae, the following are encoded in one genomic region:
- the folB gene encoding dihydroneopterin aldolase has protein sequence MSRDDVVDEITLTGVRAFGYHGVYPDERRDGQEFVVDLTLHVPTGPAAASDDVADTVHYGELAEKVAAVVTGEPVNLLERLAQRIADVVLADDRVQLVEVTVHKPSAPIPVPFGDVAVTVRRSRPISRPAGFASEPR, from the coding sequence ATGAGCAGAGACGACGTCGTGGATGAGATCACCCTCACCGGGGTGCGGGCCTTCGGATACCACGGGGTCTACCCCGACGAACGTCGCGACGGCCAGGAGTTCGTCGTCGACCTGACGCTCCACGTGCCGACCGGACCCGCGGCCGCTTCGGACGATGTCGCCGACACCGTGCATTACGGCGAGCTGGCCGAGAAGGTCGCCGCCGTCGTGACGGGCGAGCCGGTCAACCTGCTCGAGCGCCTCGCCCAGCGCATCGCCGACGTCGTCCTCGCCGACGATCGCGTGCAGCTGGTGGAAGTCACCGTCCACAAGCCCTCCGCGCCCATCCCCGTGCCCTTCGGCGACGTCGCGGTGACGGTGCGCCGATCGCGCCCGATCTCGCGGCCGGCCGGCTTCGCCTCGGAGCCCCGGTGA
- the folK gene encoding 2-amino-4-hydroxy-6-hydroxymethyldihydropteridine diphosphokinase produces MTAADPGDAGVRRAAPLGTEAVIALGANLGDRAETLTAALTAIGELPLTTDLRASRAFETVAVTVAGENEDAPRYLNAVALIRTRLAPSLLLQALHGVESAHGRVRRERWGDRTLDLDLISYGQLTSTDPALTLPHPRAAEREFVLTPWLDVDPDAQLPGVGAVRDARERLQDRS; encoded by the coding sequence GTGACCGCGGCGGATCCCGGCGACGCAGGTGTGCGCCGCGCGGCGCCGCTGGGCACCGAGGCCGTCATCGCGCTGGGCGCGAACCTCGGCGACCGCGCCGAGACGCTCACCGCCGCCCTCACCGCCATCGGCGAGCTGCCCCTGACCACCGACCTGCGCGCATCGCGCGCGTTCGAGACCGTCGCCGTCACCGTGGCCGGTGAGAACGAGGACGCCCCGCGGTACCTCAACGCGGTCGCGCTCATCCGCACGCGCCTGGCTCCCTCGCTGCTGCTGCAGGCGCTGCACGGCGTCGAGTCGGCGCACGGCCGCGTACGTCGCGAACGGTGGGGCGACCGGACGCTGGATCTGGATCTCATCTCCTACGGGCAGCTCACCTCGACCGATCCCGCCCTGACCCTGCCGCATCCGCGCGCCGCCGAGCGCGAATTCGTCCTGACGCCGTGGCTCGACGTCGACCCCGACGCGCAGCTGCCCGGCGTGGGAGCGGTGCGTGACGCGCGCGAGCGCCTGCAGGACCGATCGTGA
- a CDS encoding DUF3180 family protein translates to MKRTGAGSLTLAAVLGAGAGFLIDMAFSAAGRPTFTPAVSLPILLLLLGAIVVVLAIPVYRASRGRTAAAIDPFRSLRIAMLAKASSIVGAALGGLGVGLLAFLLTRPVVPSLGSMGTVIATAVCGGLLIAAGLVAEQLCTIRKDDDDDQPGNPSGVDASDR, encoded by the coding sequence GTGAAGCGCACCGGCGCCGGCTCCCTCACACTCGCGGCAGTGCTGGGAGCGGGTGCGGGCTTCCTCATCGACATGGCCTTCAGCGCCGCCGGGCGCCCGACCTTCACCCCGGCGGTGAGCCTGCCCATCCTCCTGCTGCTCCTCGGGGCCATCGTCGTCGTCCTGGCCATCCCGGTCTACCGTGCCAGCCGCGGACGCACGGCAGCGGCCATCGATCCGTTCCGGTCGCTGCGCATCGCGATGCTCGCCAAGGCCTCCAGCATCGTGGGCGCGGCCCTGGGTGGCCTGGGGGTCGGACTCCTCGCCTTCCTGCTCACGCGGCCCGTCGTCCCGTCGCTAGGCTCGATGGGCACGGTCATAGCGACGGCGGTCTGCGGCGGGCTCCTGATCGCCGCAGGACTCGTCGCGGAACAGCTGTGCACGATCCGGAAGGACGACGATGACGATCAACCCGGGAACCCCTCCGGAGTCGATGCCTCCGACCGCTGA
- a CDS encoding PH domain-containing protein: protein MTINPGTPPESMPPTADHRGDDVLDRATFDAIREPRGAGRLPLGDGQWHQLARAYVWVQMISTATMLVVVLAVALVMQLWLQQTWVWAPAGVVGVILLWALAITPRQARSYGYQLRQDDLVFRRGILWQRMVAVPYGRMQLIDITHGPLDRGFGIAQLKLVTAAATTAVTIPGLTQDAAERLRDTLVDVAETRRTGL from the coding sequence ATGACGATCAACCCGGGAACCCCTCCGGAGTCGATGCCTCCGACCGCTGACCACCGCGGCGACGACGTGCTCGACCGGGCGACGTTCGACGCCATCCGGGAGCCGCGCGGCGCAGGCCGGCTTCCACTCGGAGACGGCCAGTGGCACCAGCTGGCCCGGGCGTACGTGTGGGTCCAGATGATCTCTACCGCCACCATGCTGGTCGTGGTGCTGGCGGTCGCACTGGTGATGCAGCTGTGGCTGCAGCAGACGTGGGTGTGGGCGCCCGCCGGCGTGGTCGGTGTCATCCTGCTGTGGGCGCTGGCGATCACGCCGCGTCAGGCGCGCTCGTACGGCTACCAGCTGCGCCAGGACGACCTGGTCTTCCGCCGCGGCATCCTCTGGCAGCGGATGGTCGCCGTCCCCTACGGACGGATGCAGCTGATCGACATCACGCACGGCCCCCTCGACCGCGGTTTCGGGATCGCCCAGCTGAAGCTCGTGACCGCTGCTGCCACCACCGCCGTCACGATCCCCGGCCTGACCCAGGACGCGGCGGAGAGGCTGCGCGACACGCTCGTGGACGTCGCCGAGACCCGCCGGACCGGCCTGTGA